The Cylindrospermopsis curvispora GIHE-G1 genome contains a region encoding:
- a CDS encoding ribulose bisphosphate carboxylase small subunit produces the protein MVVRSTAAPPTPWSKSLAEPDVHQTAYVHPSSNLIGDVHLGQNVIIAPGTSIRADEGTPFHIGENTNVQDGVVIHGLEQGRVVGDDGEKYSVWIGKNASMTHMALIHGPAYVGDNCFIGFRSTVFNARVGAGCIVMMHALIQDVEIPPGKYIASGSIITTQQQADRLPDVQAQDQQFAHHVVGINQALRAGYRCAEDLKCITPIRDELKDHEEKTYTSITVEELDRSSEVAGKLSADTVEQLRYLLEQGYKIGTEHVDQRRFRTGSWQSCQPIETRSLGQAISALETCLVDHAGEYVRLFGIDSGKKRVLETIIQRPDGVVVATSPSFKGPSPSSYNGNGNGKFGGIDAQIINQINQLLSNGYKIGTEHVDERRFRTGTWQSCEPINSTSTQEVVAALESCLNSHQGEYVRLIGIDTKAKRRVLESIVQRPNGQVVTSGNGKSSLSPAGATTAVSNHLSGEVVDHLRQLVNGGFKISLEHVDQRRFRMGTWSSAGPIEARSEREAIATVESYLSEYAGEYVRLIGIDPQVKRRVLEVIIQRP, from the coding sequence ATGGTAGTCCGCAGCACGGCGGCACCCCCAACCCCGTGGTCCAAGAGTTTAGCCGAACCGGACGTTCATCAAACTGCTTATGTACATCCTTCCTCTAACTTGATTGGGGATGTTCATCTCGGTCAGAATGTGATTATTGCCCCAGGAACATCTATTAGAGCAGATGAAGGAACTCCCTTTCATATCGGTGAAAATACTAATGTTCAAGATGGGGTAGTTATTCATGGTTTGGAGCAGGGCCGAGTAGTCGGGGATGACGGCGAGAAATATTCCGTATGGATTGGTAAAAATGCTTCCATGACCCACATGGCGCTGATTCATGGGCCAGCTTATGTAGGGGACAACTGTTTTATAGGTTTTCGCTCCACCGTCTTTAATGCCAGAGTTGGAGCGGGTTGCATCGTCATGATGCATGCCCTAATACAAGATGTGGAAATACCTCCGGGGAAATACATAGCTTCCGGTTCAATTATTACAACACAGCAGCAAGCTGATCGCTTACCAGATGTGCAGGCTCAAGATCAGCAGTTTGCCCACCATGTTGTGGGGATAAATCAGGCTTTACGAGCTGGTTATCGCTGCGCGGAAGATCTCAAATGTATTACCCCCATTCGGGATGAGTTAAAAGATCACGAAGAAAAAACTTATACAAGCATTACAGTTGAAGAGTTAGATAGGAGTAGTGAAGTGGCAGGCAAATTGAGTGCAGATACAGTAGAACAGCTACGGTATCTACTGGAGCAAGGTTATAAAATTGGTACAGAGCATGTGGATCAAAGACGGTTTCGGACAGGATCCTGGCAAAGTTGCCAGCCCATTGAAACCCGCTCCTTGGGACAGGCAATTAGTGCCTTGGAAACTTGTTTAGTGGATCACGCTGGTGAGTACGTGCGTTTATTTGGGATTGATAGTGGTAAGAAGAGGGTTTTGGAAACCATTATTCAACGTCCTGATGGTGTGGTGGTAGCTACTTCCCCTAGCTTTAAGGGCCCATCCCCAAGCAGCTATAATGGCAATGGTAATGGCAAGTTTGGTGGTATTGATGCCCAAATCATCAATCAGATTAACCAGCTTTTGAGCAATGGTTATAAGATTGGAACAGAGCATGTAGATGAACGAAGATTCCGGACTGGGACTTGGCAAAGCTGTGAACCTATTAATTCTACCTCCACTCAAGAAGTAGTGGCAGCTTTGGAGTCATGCTTAAACTCTCATCAGGGTGAATATGTTCGACTAATTGGTATTGATACCAAGGCTAAACGGCGAGTGTTGGAAAGTATTGTGCAACGCCCTAATGGACAGGTAGTCACATCTGGTAATGGCAAATCTTCCCTGTCTCCCGCTGGTGCCACCACAGCTGTTAGTAACCATCTAAGTGGAGAAGTGGTAGATCATCTCAGACAATTAGTCAACGGTGGATTCAAGATTAGTCTGGAACACGTAGACCAAAGACGCTTCCGGATGGGAACCTGGTCCAGTGCAGGACCCATTGAAGCTAGAAGTGAAAGAGAGGCGATCGCCACTGTAGAATCTTATCTATCCGAGTATGCAGGTGAGTATGTAAGATTAATAGGTATTGATCCCCAAGTGAAGCGTCGTGTACTGGAAGTAATTATCCAACGTCCATAA
- a CDS encoding EutN/CcmL family microcompartment protein yields the protein MQIAKVRGTVVSTQKDPSLRGVKLLMVQLVDENGNLLPKYEVAADNVGAGVDEWVLFSRGSAARQVLGNEQRPLDAAVVAIIDTIHVEDRLVYSKKDHYR from the coding sequence ATGCAAATTGCGAAGGTGCGTGGCACAGTAGTCAGCACCCAAAAAGATCCCAGTCTCAGGGGTGTGAAACTACTCATGGTCCAGCTGGTAGATGAGAACGGTAATCTTCTCCCAAAATATGAGGTAGCAGCTGACAACGTGGGAGCAGGAGTAGATGAGTGGGTACTATTCAGTCGAGGTAGTGCCGCCCGTCAAGTTCTTGGCAATGAACAGCGACCCCTAGATGCGGCAGTGGTGGCGATAATAGATACTATTCACGTCGAGGATCGTTTAGTTTACAGCAAAAAAGACCATTATAGATAG
- a CDS encoding carbon dioxide-concentrating mechanism protein CcmK: MSIAVGMVETLGFPAVVEAADAMVKAARVTLVGYEKIGSGRVTVIVRGDVSEVQASVAAGVENVKRVNGGQVLSTHIIARPHENLEYVLPIRYTEDVEQFREGVSGIRPFRRP; this comes from the coding sequence ATGTCAATTGCAGTGGGAATGGTGGAAACCTTAGGTTTTCCCGCAGTGGTAGAAGCTGCTGATGCGATGGTAAAAGCAGCCCGTGTTACCTTAGTAGGATATGAGAAGATCGGCAGTGGTCGCGTAACAGTAATTGTGCGTGGTGACGTATCCGAAGTTCAAGCCTCAGTAGCAGCAGGAGTAGAAAACGTGAAGCGAGTCAATGGTGGACAGGTATTGTCTACCCATATTATTGCTCGCCCTCACGAAAACCTAGAGTACGTACTGCCAATTCGATATACAGAAGACGTAGAACAATTCCGGGAAGGGGTAAGTGGGATTCGCCCCTTTAGGAGACCGTAA
- a CDS encoding carbon dioxide-concentrating mechanism protein CcmK: MPIAVGMIETKGFPAVVEAADAMVKAARVTLVGYEKIGSARVTVIVRGDVSEVQASVAAGIEAAKRVNGGEVLSTHIIARPHENLEYVLPIRYTEAVEQFRT; this comes from the coding sequence ATGCCAATTGCAGTAGGAATGATTGAGACAAAAGGGTTTCCAGCAGTAGTAGAAGCCGCTGATGCGATGGTAAAAGCAGCCCGTGTTACCTTAGTAGGGTATGAAAAGATCGGCAGCGCACGCGTTACCGTGATTGTGAGAGGCGACGTATCCGAAGTTCAAGCCTCAGTAGCAGCGGGTATTGAAGCGGCTAAAAGGGTAAATGGTGGAGAAGTATTATCCACTCATATCATTGCCCGTCCCCATGAGAACCTAGAATATGTATTACCCATCAGGTATACAGAAGCAGTAGAGCAGTTCCGAACTTAA
- a CDS encoding NAD(P)H-quinone oxidoreductase subunit F yields MNEVLLFTSWFVPFYSLLGAILTLPWCVGMVKSTGPRPAAYLNLLMTILAFFHSLLVFKNFGGTDSQSLVINWFEFGDFQLNFALELSQVSVGALVLISGLGLLAQTYALGYMEKDWSLARFFALLGFFEAALSGLAVSDSLFLSYALLEVLTLSTYLLVGFWYAQPLVVTAARDAFLTKRVGDLLLLMAVVILSTKANSLNFSDLYEWVQGANLNPLTSTLLGIALIAGPAGKCAQFPLHLWLDEAMEGPNPASVMRNSLVVAGGAYVLYKIQPILSLSPVALNALIIMGTVTAVGATLVSIAQIDIKRALSHSTSAYMGLVFLAVGMEQGGVALMLLLTHAMAKALLFMSSGSVIYTTQTQDLTEMGGLWSKMPATTTAFLVGAAGMVTLLPLGSFWAMLAWADGLVKISPWVIVVLILVNGLTALNLTRIFRLIFWGQPQQKTRRAPEVGWPMALPMVTLTIMTLILPVMLQQWYLLPDWEDVDWYIAVALVGSTVLGVVIGSTIHLHKGWSRSRILAWRFVQDFLGYDFYIDKIYRLTIVGVVALLSKISSWCDRYLVDGLVNLVGFAAMFGGQSLKYSVSGQSQGYMLTILVVISLLGFLISGYLGLLNKLPF; encoded by the coding sequence ATGAATGAGGTCTTATTATTCACAAGTTGGTTTGTGCCGTTTTATAGCCTATTGGGGGCAATTCTCACCCTGCCGTGGTGTGTGGGAATGGTTAAAAGTACTGGTCCTAGACCTGCTGCTTATCTGAACTTGTTAATGACTATATTGGCTTTCTTCCATAGCTTGCTTGTATTTAAAAATTTTGGGGGTACGGATTCACAAAGCTTAGTAATTAACTGGTTTGAGTTCGGCGATTTTCAGTTGAATTTTGCTTTAGAATTATCTCAGGTGAGTGTGGGAGCATTAGTGTTAATTAGCGGATTAGGTCTATTAGCTCAAACCTATGCTTTGGGTTATATGGAAAAAGACTGGTCCCTAGCACGCTTTTTTGCTCTCTTGGGATTTTTTGAAGCAGCTTTGAGTGGATTAGCTGTGAGTGATTCCTTATTTCTTAGTTATGCTCTACTGGAGGTTCTTACTCTTTCTACCTATCTACTGGTGGGTTTTTGGTATGCCCAACCTCTAGTGGTAACAGCAGCCAGGGATGCGTTTTTAACTAAACGAGTGGGGGATTTATTACTACTTATGGCTGTGGTTATACTTTCCACTAAAGCTAATAGCCTGAACTTCTCAGATCTTTATGAGTGGGTGCAAGGGGCAAATTTAAATCCTCTGACTTCCACCTTGCTAGGTATAGCCCTAATTGCCGGGCCTGCTGGTAAGTGCGCCCAATTCCCCCTCCATTTGTGGTTAGATGAAGCGATGGAAGGCCCAAACCCAGCTTCTGTCATGCGCAACTCTCTGGTGGTCGCTGGTGGGGCCTATGTTCTGTATAAAATTCAACCTATCCTCAGCCTATCTCCCGTGGCTTTGAATGCCTTGATCATCATGGGTACTGTTACAGCAGTGGGAGCGACTTTAGTTTCAATAGCTCAAATTGATATTAAACGTGCCCTATCTCATTCTACGAGTGCCTATATGGGACTGGTATTTTTAGCGGTAGGAATGGAGCAGGGAGGTGTGGCTCTGATGCTGCTGTTAACCCATGCGATGGCCAAGGCACTATTATTTATGAGTTCTGGTTCTGTCATATATACCACCCAAACTCAAGATCTGACGGAAATGGGTGGGTTGTGGTCCAAGATGCCAGCAACAACAACGGCTTTTTTGGTGGGTGCAGCGGGAATGGTCACCTTGTTACCCCTGGGAAGTTTTTGGGCCATGTTAGCGTGGGCTGATGGTTTAGTGAAGATTAGTCCGTGGGTGATTGTAGTGTTAATTTTAGTCAATGGCCTAACCGCTCTAAATTTAACTAGGATTTTTCGTCTGATCTTTTGGGGACAACCTCAACAAAAAACCCGTCGCGCCCCGGAAGTGGGTTGGCCCATGGCTCTCCCCATGGTTACCCTAACAATTATGACCCTAATATTGCCAGTCATGCTTCAGCAATGGTACTTACTTCCTGACTGGGAAGATGTTGATTGGTACATAGCTGTGGCATTAGTAGGTTCCACTGTCTTGGGGGTGGTAATCGGCTCTACCATACATCTACACAAGGGTTGGTCGAGATCGAGGATTTTGGCATGGAGATTTGTTCAAGATTTCTTAGGATATGATTTTTACATTGATAAGATATATCGGTTGACCATAGTCGGTGTAGTAGCACTCTTATCTAAAATATCCTCCTGGTGCGATCGCTATTTAGTAGATGGTCTGGTTAATCTGGTGGGATTTGCAGCCATGTTTGGTGGGCAAAGCCTAAAATATAGTGTTTCTGGTCAATCTCAGGGTTATATGTTAACGATTCTGGTGGTGATCAGTCTGCTTGGTTTCTTGATTAGTGGTTACTTAGGTTTACTAAACAAATTACCCTTCTAG
- a CDS encoding NADH-quinone oxidoreductase subunit M, with amino-acid sequence MLSTLILLPLIGAAVIGFYPISITGKTARQISLAIAGMIFLWTVLLTIKFDPNQGTVQFTESLIWIDVLGLNYRLGVDGLSLPLLLLNGILTVIAIYSTDESIQRPKFYYSLIFLLSTGVIGAFLAQDLLLFFLFYELELIPLYLLIAIWGGIRKGYAATKFLIYTALSGILILASFLGMIWLSHSPSFALETVNAHTLPLTTQLLLLAGIIMGFGIKIPLVPFHTWLPDAHVEASTPISVLLAGVLLKLGTYGLVRFGMNLLPQAWEYAAPTLATWAVISVLFGASCAIAQKDMKKMVAYSSIGHMGYVLLATAAATPLSVLGAIMQMVSHGLISAMLFLLVGVVYKKAGSRDLEVLRGLLNPERGMPVVGTLMILGVMASAGIPGMVGFISEFIIFRGSYEVFPVQTLLSMVGTGLTAVYFLILVNRAFFGRLSPQVVRLPRVYLSDRLPAVVLAGLIIILGIQPSWLTHWSQATVQVSVQKPASQLTQVSK; translated from the coding sequence ATGTTAAGTACCCTAATTTTGCTACCTTTAATTGGTGCAGCTGTGATTGGTTTTTATCCAATATCTATAACTGGAAAAACTGCCCGTCAAATCTCTCTGGCCATTGCTGGAATGATTTTTTTGTGGACTGTTTTGTTAACGATTAAGTTTGACCCTAACCAGGGGACTGTGCAATTTACCGAATCCCTGATTTGGATAGATGTGTTGGGGTTAAACTATCGTTTGGGTGTGGATGGTTTATCCTTACCTTTACTATTGTTGAACGGAATTTTGACTGTTATTGCCATTTACAGTACTGATGAGTCAATCCAGCGTCCCAAGTTTTATTATTCCTTAATTTTTTTACTGAGTACTGGAGTAATTGGAGCTTTTTTAGCCCAAGACCTATTATTGTTCTTCCTGTTTTATGAATTGGAACTAATTCCCCTATACTTACTAATTGCCATTTGGGGAGGAATACGAAAAGGTTATGCAGCTACTAAGTTTCTCATTTATACCGCCCTTTCAGGAATCCTAATTCTGGCCAGTTTCTTGGGAATGATTTGGTTGAGTCATTCCCCTAGTTTTGCCCTAGAAACTGTCAATGCTCACACTCTACCTTTAACCACCCAACTCTTGTTATTGGCTGGAATCATCATGGGATTTGGCATCAAAATCCCACTTGTTCCTTTTCATACCTGGTTACCCGATGCCCACGTAGAGGCTTCCACTCCCATTTCCGTACTTTTAGCGGGAGTACTGTTGAAATTGGGAACCTATGGTCTGGTTAGATTCGGTATGAACTTATTACCCCAAGCCTGGGAATATGCAGCACCTACCCTGGCAACATGGGCAGTAATTAGTGTATTATTTGGAGCATCTTGTGCGATCGCTCAGAAGGACATGAAAAAAATGGTAGCCTATAGCTCTATTGGACACATGGGGTATGTACTGTTAGCAACAGCAGCGGCCACACCTTTGAGTGTACTAGGTGCTATCATGCAAATGGTGAGTCACGGACTGATTTCAGCCATGTTATTCTTACTGGTAGGTGTAGTATACAAAAAAGCTGGTAGTCGTGATTTAGAGGTGCTGCGGGGGTTATTAAATCCGGAACGGGGAATGCCAGTGGTTGGCACACTAATGATTTTAGGAGTTATGGCCAGTGCAGGTATACCGGGGATGGTAGGTTTTATTTCAGAATTTATTATCTTCCGGGGTAGTTATGAGGTTTTTCCGGTGCAAACCCTATTATCCATGGTGGGAACTGGTTTAACAGCAGTTTATTTCCTAATTTTGGTGAACCGGGCCTTCTTTGGCAGATTATCACCACAAGTAGTTAGACTACCTCGCGTATACCTGAGCGATCGCTTGCCTGCTGTAGTATTAGCGGGATTAATTATTATTTTGGGAATTCAACCGTCATGGTTAACCCATTGGAGTCAAGCAACAGTGCAGGTCAGTGTGCAAAAACCAGCAAGCCAATTAACTCAAGTAAGTAAATGA
- a CDS encoding CO2 hydration protein, whose product MKQIENRVHPLHEFIEQLQTGKALLKDSPENVLEVVGILKSYGVVLDAYSQNLIYIADHQFLVFFPFFKYFNGKISLPQLFRHWWHDRINFEYAEYCMKTMMWHGGGGLDSYLDSPEFAHRAQAVISAKFKYNLGVIGLNQLFPDFLIEQLRMSAYYSGLGQFWRVMADIFLSLSDLYDIGKITSIPQVVEHIKAGLVKDALKPITYQVKIREQVYDIIPKSMGLTFLADTAIPYVEAVFFRGTPFLGTVSLNAQAYQVPPDQARFEYGALYADPLPIGGSGVPPTLLMHDMRHYLPEYLHQIYRHSLRGEDDLLVQICISFQKSMFCVTTAAILGLMPYAIDTGDPSEQIANLVYLEKWMDRFQTSRLLEANN is encoded by the coding sequence ATGAAACAGATTGAAAACAGGGTCCATCCCCTACATGAATTCATCGAGCAATTGCAAACCGGAAAGGCCCTACTCAAAGACAGTCCAGAAAATGTCTTAGAAGTTGTAGGGATTCTCAAAAGTTATGGTGTGGTACTAGATGCTTATTCTCAAAACCTGATCTACATAGCAGATCATCAATTTTTAGTATTCTTCCCATTTTTCAAATATTTTAACGGCAAAATCTCCCTTCCCCAATTATTCCGTCATTGGTGGCACGATCGCATTAACTTTGAATATGCAGAATACTGCATGAAAACCATGATGTGGCATGGTGGTGGGGGGCTAGATTCCTATTTAGATAGCCCTGAATTTGCCCACAGAGCCCAGGCCGTAATATCAGCTAAATTCAAATACAACCTAGGGGTTATAGGTCTTAACCAGCTGTTTCCGGACTTTTTAATTGAACAATTGCGGATGTCTGCTTATTATAGTGGTCTCGGTCAATTTTGGCGAGTCATGGCTGATATCTTTCTCAGTTTATCAGATTTGTACGATATCGGAAAAATCACATCTATTCCTCAAGTAGTAGAACATATTAAAGCTGGTTTAGTCAAAGATGCCCTAAAACCAATCACCTACCAAGTAAAAATTCGGGAGCAAGTTTATGATATTATTCCTAAGTCCATGGGATTAACATTCTTGGCCGACACAGCCATTCCCTACGTAGAAGCAGTATTTTTCCGAGGCACACCCTTTTTAGGAACAGTGTCCCTAAACGCTCAAGCATATCAGGTTCCCCCAGACCAGGCCAGATTTGAATATGGTGCTTTATATGCGGATCCTCTCCCTATTGGTGGTTCAGGTGTTCCACCCACATTATTAATGCATGACATGCGCCATTATCTACCCGAGTACCTCCATCAGATTTACCGTCACAGTTTGAGAGGTGAAGATGACTTGCTGGTACAAATCTGTATCAGCTTTCAAAAGTCCATGTTTTGTGTGACAACCGCAGCTATTCTAGGGTTAATGCCCTATGCCATAGATACAGGGGATCCCAGTGAACAGATAGCCAATCTAGTGTACTTGGAAAAGTGGATGGATAGATTTCAAACCTCCCGATTGCTGGAAGCAAACAATTAA
- a CDS encoding CBS domain-containing protein, giving the protein MSKTVAQVMTHNPIMVNPQTPLKQAIQILAEKQISGLPVVDDMGKLVGIISETDLMWQETGITPPAYIMFLDSVIYLQNPATYERDLHKALGQTVGEVMSNNPITISPDQSLKTAAKIIQDHKVRRLPVVDDAGTVIGILTRGDIIRTMACD; this is encoded by the coding sequence ATGTCTAAAACTGTTGCCCAGGTGATGACCCATAATCCGATTATGGTTAATCCTCAAACTCCTTTAAAACAGGCAATCCAAATCTTGGCTGAGAAGCAAATTAGCGGGTTGCCTGTGGTTGATGATATGGGTAAGTTGGTCGGGATTATCTCAGAAACGGATCTAATGTGGCAAGAAACAGGAATTACTCCTCCTGCATACATTATGTTTTTGGATAGTGTGATTTACTTACAAAACCCTGCTACTTACGAACGGGATTTACACAAAGCTCTGGGACAAACTGTGGGGGAAGTGATGAGTAACAATCCGATCACTATTAGTCCTGATCAGTCTTTGAAAACAGCAGCAAAAATTATCCAGGACCACAAGGTTCGTCGTCTCCCCGTGGTTGATGATGCTGGTACTGTAATTGGTATTCTGACCCGTGGTGATATTATTCGCACTATGGCATGCGATTGA
- a CDS encoding ribose-phosphate pyrophosphokinase, with amino-acid sequence MNAHLGSAVLNSASLTMHPVATGVTDNQRLRLFSGSSNIQLAQEVARYLGLDLGPMIRKRFADGELYIQIQESIRGCDVYLIQPTCKPVNDHLMELLIMIDACRRASARQITAVVPYYGYARADRKTAGRESITAKLVANLITQAGANRVLAMDLHAAQIQGYFDIPFDHVYGSPVLLEYLQNKALQDIVVVSPDVGGVARARAFAKKLNDAPLAIIDKRRQAHNVAEVLNVIGDVKGKTAVLVDDMIDTGGTITQGAKLLREEGASQVYACATHAVFSPPAIERLSTGLFEEVIVTNTIPISPADQFPQLVVLSVANLLGEAIWRIHEDTSLSSLFR; translated from the coding sequence ATGAATGCGCATCTAGGATCTGCTGTGCTAAATTCTGCAAGTTTAACCATGCACCCAGTCGCCACGGGAGTGACTGACAATCAACGTCTGCGATTATTTTCTGGATCGTCCAATATCCAATTAGCTCAAGAAGTCGCACGCTACTTGGGCCTGGACTTGGGCCCCATGATCCGCAAAAGATTTGCGGATGGTGAGTTGTATATTCAAATTCAAGAGTCTATTCGCGGTTGTGATGTTTATTTAATTCAACCAACTTGTAAGCCAGTTAATGACCATTTAATGGAATTACTAATCATGATTGATGCCTGTCGTCGTGCTTCTGCTAGACAGATTACGGCAGTAGTTCCTTATTATGGTTACGCCCGTGCGGATCGAAAAACCGCCGGGAGAGAGTCTATTACTGCTAAATTGGTTGCTAACCTAATTACCCAAGCAGGGGCTAATCGAGTCCTAGCTATGGATCTACATGCGGCACAAATCCAGGGGTACTTTGATATACCCTTTGATCATGTTTATGGTTCGCCAGTCTTACTGGAGTACCTACAGAATAAAGCACTACAAGATATTGTTGTGGTTTCTCCTGATGTGGGTGGGGTAGCTCGAGCTAGAGCATTTGCTAAAAAACTCAATGATGCTCCCCTGGCAATAATTGATAAACGTCGTCAGGCTCATAATGTAGCTGAAGTTCTGAATGTGATTGGGGATGTGAAGGGCAAAACGGCTGTTTTAGTCGATGATATGATTGATACGGGAGGTACCATTACTCAGGGAGCAAAGTTACTCCGAGAAGAAGGTGCCAGTCAAGTATATGCTTGTGCTACCCATGCAGTATTTTCGCCACCAGCTATTGAACGTCTTTCCACTGGACTGTTTGAGGAGGTGATAGTTACTAATACAATTCCCATTTCTCCAGCGGATCAATTCCCCCAATTAGTAGTGCTTTCAGTTGCTAATTTGCTTGGGGAGGCCATTTGGCGTATTCATGAGGATACTTCTCTGAGTAGTTTATTCCGTTAA
- a CDS encoding aminotransferase class I/II-fold pyridoxal phosphate-dependent enzyme: MLNQSQTPLIDALKSSISKNHTPFYTPGHKRGAGVSPILTDLLGKDVFRADLTELSELDNLFAPESAILAAQELAAMAFGAQRTWFLVNGSSCGIIAAIMTVCGPNQHILLPRNIHSSVVSGLIIAGAIPIFINPQYDQDVDITCSITPKDLQVALAQNPQVKAVLVVYPTYDGVCGNLKAICQVTHEYNIPLIVDEAHGAHLSFHDHLPISALTAGADLTIQSIHKTLGAMTQTSMLHIQGNRINIDRLNQALQLVQSTSPSFILLASLDAARQQMAIDGQKLMQQTLELANIARNKIQEIPGLSVLELPKIRQPGFFDLDKTRLTVNVKELGITGFAAENFLIEMGIVPEVSSFEKVTFIISLGNSESDINALVKVFKKINDIPRCRKYGMRTSTIISKIIFNYQPDNRLCISPREAFFATSEILPLEKTVDRICAENICPYPPGIPILMPGERITKSALDYLQQVQDLGGMITGCLDTSCHTLKVVK, from the coding sequence ATGTTGAACCAAAGCCAAACTCCCCTAATTGATGCCTTAAAATCCTCCATATCCAAAAACCATACCCCCTTTTATACTCCTGGACATAAACGGGGTGCAGGAGTTTCACCCATTTTAACCGATTTGCTTGGTAAAGACGTATTTAGAGCCGATTTAACCGAACTATCAGAATTAGATAATTTATTCGCACCTGAAAGTGCAATTTTAGCAGCACAAGAGTTAGCTGCCATGGCCTTTGGTGCTCAAAGAACTTGGTTTTTAGTCAATGGCTCTAGTTGTGGTATTATAGCAGCAATTATGACCGTTTGTGGACCAAATCAGCATATCCTTTTACCCAGAAATATACATTCATCTGTGGTTTCTGGACTGATTATAGCTGGTGCTATTCCCATTTTTATCAATCCCCAGTATGATCAGGATGTGGATATCACTTGTAGTATTACACCTAAAGACTTACAGGTAGCTTTAGCTCAAAATCCCCAGGTTAAGGCTGTATTAGTAGTTTATCCAACCTATGATGGAGTTTGTGGCAATTTAAAGGCCATCTGTCAAGTTACTCATGAATATAATATTCCTTTAATAGTTGATGAAGCTCACGGTGCCCATCTTAGTTTTCATGATCATTTACCCATATCCGCCTTAACCGCAGGTGCGGATTTAACCATACAATCTATTCATAAGACCCTGGGAGCTATGACCCAAACATCAATGTTACATATTCAGGGAAATAGAATTAACATTGATAGATTAAATCAAGCTCTACAATTAGTACAATCCACTAGTCCGAGTTTTATACTTTTAGCTTCTCTTGATGCAGCACGTCAGCAAATGGCTATAGATGGTCAAAAGTTGATGCAGCAAACCCTAGAACTAGCAAATATAGCTAGAAATAAAATTCAGGAAATTCCTGGTTTATCAGTTTTAGAATTGCCAAAAATTAGGCAGCCAGGCTTTTTTGATCTGGATAAAACTCGATTAACCGTGAATGTAAAAGAATTAGGCATCACAGGTTTTGCCGCAGAAAATTTCCTAATTGAAATGGGTATTGTACCAGAGGTTTCTTCCTTTGAGAAGGTCACATTTATTATTAGTTTAGGAAATAGTGAATCAGATATTAATGCCTTGGTAAAAGTTTTTAAAAAAATCAATGATATACCCAGGTGTAGAAAATATGGGATGAGAACCTCTACCATAATCTCCAAGATAATATTTAATTATCAGCCAGATAATAGGTTGTGTATTTCTCCCCGTGAGGCTTTTTTTGCCACAAGTGAAATTCTACCTTTAGAAAAAACAGTGGATAGAATTTGTGCAGAAAACATTTGTCCATATCCTCCAGGAATACCAATATTAATGCCAGGGGAAAGAATTACAAAATCAGCCCTAGACTATTTACAACAGGTGCAGGATTTAGGAGGAATGATTACAGGTTGTCTGGATACAAGTTGCCATACCCTCAAAGTTGTCAAATAG